A single genomic interval of Vulpes vulpes isolate BD-2025 chromosome 3, VulVul3, whole genome shotgun sequence harbors:
- the ERCC4 gene encoding DNA repair endonuclease XPF isoform X2, with product MRNLFVGKLYLWPRFHVAVNSFLEQHKPEVVEIHVSMTPAMLAIQTAILDILNACLKELKCHNPSLEVEDLSLENAIGKPFDKTIRHYLDPLWHQLGAKTKSLVQDLKILRTLLQYLSQYDCITFLNLLESLRATEKAFGQNSGWLFLDSSTSMFVNARARVYHLPDAKMNKKGKMSEKMEIKEDQETKKELVLESNPKWEALTEVLKEIEAENKESEALGGPGQVLICASDDRTCSQLREYITIGAEAFLMRLYRKTFEKDSKAEEVWMKLRHEDSPKRMARSNKRPKDPQNKQRAATKERTLKKKKRRLTLTQMVGMSEEPDEEQDVKEGYPRDTGSSPESSLEEIKHEEFDLNLSSDAAYGLLKDPLTILHPLLGCSDPYALTRVLHEVEPRYVVLYDAELTFVRQLEIYRASRPGKPLRVYFLIYGGSTEEQRYLTALRKEKEAFEKLIREKASMVVPEGREGRDEGNLDLARGSAVAGTPTDTRKAGGQEQNRTQQTIVVDVREFRSELPSLIHRRGIDIEPVTLEVGDYILTPEMCVERKSISDLIGSLNNGRLYGQCISMSRYYKRPVLLIEFDPGKPFSLTSRGAFHQEISSNDISSKLTLLTLHFPRLRILWCPSPHATAELFEELKQNKPQPDAATAMAVTADSETLPESEKYNPGPQDFLLKMPGVNAKNCRALMHRVKNIAELASLSQDQLAGVLGNAGNAKQLYDFIHTSYAEVLSKGKMRK from the exons ATGAGGAATCTTTTCGTAGGGAAGCTCTATCTGTGGCCAAG GTTCCACGTAGCTGTAAACTCGTTTTTAGAACAGCACAAACCTGAAGTTGTAGAGATTCATGTTTCTATGACACCTGCCATGCTTGCTATACAGACCGCCATCCTAGACATTTTAAATGCATGTCTGAAGGAGCTCAAATGCCATAACCCGTCCCTCGAAGTGGAAGATTTGTCTTTagaaaatgctattggaaaaccCTTTGACAAg aCAATCCGCCATTATCTGGATCCTTTGTGGCACCAGCTTGGAGCTAAGACTAAGTCCTTGGTTCAGGACTTGAAGATATTACGAACTTTGCTGCAATATCTCTCTCAGTATGATTGTATCACATTCCTTAATCTTCTGGAATCCCTGAGAGCAACAGAGAAGGCTTTTGGTCAGAATTCAG GTTGGCTGTTTCTTGACTCTAGCACCTCGATGTTTGTAAATGCTCGAGCAAGGGTTTACCATCTTCCAGAtgccaaaatgaacaaaaagggCAAAATGTCTGAAAAAATGGAGATCAAAGAAGACCAAG aaacaaaaaaggaattggTCCTCGAAAGCAACCCAAAATGGGAAGCACTGACCGAAGTACTGAAGGAAATCGAGGCAGAAAATAAGGAGAGCGAAGCCCTTGGTGGTCcag GTCAGGTACTCATTTGTGCAAGCGATGACCGAACGTGTTCCCAGCTGAGAGAGTATATCACTATTGGAGCAGAGGCCTTCTTGATGAGGCTCTACAGGAAAACTTTTGAGAAGGACAGCAAAGCTGAAGAAGTGTGGATGAAACTTAGACATGAAGACAGTCCAAAGAGAATGGCGAGATCTAACAAAAGGCCTAAAgacccccaaaacaaacaaagggctgcCACCAAAGAAAGgactctcaaaaagaaaaagcgAAGGTTAACCTTAACTCAGATGGTAGGAATGTCTGAAGAACCAGACGAGGAACAGGATGTTAAGGAAGGCTATCCTAGAGACACGGGCAGTAGCCCAGAAAGCTCCCTAGAAGAAATTAAGCATGAGGAATTTGATTTAAACTTGTCATCTGATGCCGCTTATGGACTCCTGAAAGACCCGCTTACCATCCTCCATCCACTCCTGGGCTGTAGTGACCCCTACGCCCTGACAAGGGTGCTCCATGAAGTGGAACCAAGATACGTGGTTCTGTACGATGCGGAGCTGACATTTGTTCGCCAGCTTGAAATTTACAGGGCAAGCAGGCCCGGGAAGCCTCTAAG GGTCTACTTTCTTATATATGGAGGTTCAACCGAGGAACAGCGCTATCTCACTGCCCTGCGGAAGGAAAAGGAAGCTTTTGAGAAACTCATAAG GGAAAAGGCAAGCATGGTTGtcccagagggaagggaaggcagggatGAAGGGAACCTGGACCTGGCAAGAGGCTCCGCGGTGGCAGGCACCCCCACCGACACACGGAAAGCAG GCGGCCAGGAGCAGAACAGGACACAGCAAACAATCGTGGTGGACGTGCGGGAGTTTCGCAGTGAACTCCCATCCCTGATCCACCGTCGGGGCATCGACATCGAGCCCGTGACCCTGGAGGTCGGAGACTACATTCTGACCCCGGAAATGTGCGTGGAGCGCAAGAGCATCAGTGACCTGATTGGCTCTTTAAACAACGGCCGCCTGTACGGCCAATGCATCTCCATGTCCCGCTACTACAAGCGCCCGGTGCTGCTGATAGAGTTTGACCCCGGGAAGCCCTTCTCCCTCACTTCCCGGGGCGCCTTCCACCAAGAGATCTCCAGCAATGACATCAGTTCCAAACTCACCCTCCTCACGCTCCACTTCCCCAGACTCCGGATTCTCTGGTGCCCATCCCCTCATGCCACCGCCGAGCTGTTCGAGGAGCTGAAGCAAAACAAGCCACAGCCTGATGCGGCCACGGCCATGGCTGTCACAGCAGATTCTGAAACACTCCCCGAGTCGGAAAAGTATAACCCTGGTCCCCAGGACTTCTTGTTAAAGATGCCAGGGGTGAATGCCAAAAACTGCCGTGCCTTGATGCATCGTGTAAAGAACATCGCAGAACTGGCCAGCCTGTCGCAGGACCAGCTGGCGGGTGTTCTGGGCAACGCGGGCAATGCCAAGCAGCTCTACGACTTCATCCACACCTCCTATGCAGAGGTCCTGTCAAaggggaaaatgaggaaatga